A portion of the Sandaracinobacteroides saxicola genome contains these proteins:
- a CDS encoding DMT family transporter, producing the protein MLASLPPHIRGPLWMVVACFAFAGLWVLIRLISEELHPFAVVVWRNFMGLLWLAPMLLLTPGLLRMERFLGHVRRASSGIIATFATFYAVANAPLATVLSINYTAPLFATIGAVLFLGERIHRTRIIALLVGFAGMLLVLRPGAAALDLPIIAAIVSALATAFSMVAIKALTGQDDPRAVAAWSFILTTPVSFLLAIPVWTWPQPHLWPLLVALGACAAAGQLALAQAFAAADAGAVMPYDFVRFGLITLAGILLFRERYDVFTLAGGAIILSATIFLAVREREVKSRNATASSPDT; encoded by the coding sequence GTGCTGGCGTCGCTGCCGCCGCACATCCGCGGGCCGCTGTGGATGGTGGTCGCCTGTTTCGCCTTTGCCGGCCTGTGGGTGCTGATCCGGCTGATCAGCGAGGAACTGCACCCCTTCGCCGTGGTGGTCTGGCGCAATTTCATGGGGCTGTTGTGGCTGGCGCCGATGCTGCTGCTGACGCCCGGCCTGCTGCGGATGGAGCGTTTCCTCGGCCATGTCCGGCGGGCGTCCTCGGGCATCATCGCCACCTTCGCCACCTTCTACGCCGTCGCCAACGCGCCGTTGGCGACGGTGCTGTCCATCAACTACACCGCGCCGCTGTTCGCCACCATCGGCGCGGTGCTGTTCCTGGGGGAGCGCATCCACCGCACCCGCATCATCGCGCTGCTGGTGGGATTCGCCGGCATGCTGCTGGTGCTGCGGCCCGGGGCGGCGGCGCTCGACCTGCCGATCATCGCCGCCATCGTCAGCGCGCTGGCCACCGCCTTCTCGATGGTGGCGATCAAGGCCCTGACCGGGCAGGACGATCCGCGCGCGGTTGCCGCCTGGAGCTTCATCCTCACGACGCCGGTCAGCTTCCTGCTGGCCATCCCCGTCTGGACCTGGCCGCAACCGCACCTGTGGCCGCTGCTGGTGGCGCTGGGGGCGTGCGCCGCGGCGGGGCAACTGGCGCTGGCGCAGGCGTTCGCGGCCGCCGATGCGGGTGCGGTGATGCCCTATGATTTCGTGCGCTTCGGCCTGATCACGCTCGCCGGCATCCTGCTGTTCCGGGAGCGTTATGACGTGTTCACGCTGGCGGGCGGCGCCATCATCCTGTCCGCCACGATCTTCCTGGCGGTGCGGGAGCGGGAGGTGAAAAGCCGCAACGCCACCGCCAGCAGCCCCGATACCTGA
- a CDS encoding SDR family NAD(P)-dependent oxidoreductase, translating into MELKGKAAVVTGGASGLGAATARLLAAEGVKVALFDLNAEKGEAVAAEIGGIFCQVNVCDDASVDAGFEKARAAHGQEAILINCAGTGNAVKTASRSKETGAIKHFPLDAFNMIIQINLVGTFRCIAKSAAGMMTLEPGEFGERGAIVNTASVAAEDGQIGQAAYSASKGGVVGMTLPIARDLSGEGIRVNTILPGIFNTPLLAAAPDNVKAALSASVPFPKRLGMPEEYASLAVEMCRNSYFNGEDVRLDGAIRMAPR; encoded by the coding sequence ATGGAACTGAAGGGCAAGGCCGCCGTCGTCACCGGGGGCGCATCGGGTCTGGGCGCCGCCACCGCGAGGCTGCTGGCGGCCGAGGGCGTGAAGGTCGCGCTGTTCGACCTGAATGCGGAGAAGGGCGAGGCCGTCGCCGCTGAAATCGGCGGCATCTTCTGCCAGGTGAATGTCTGCGACGATGCCAGCGTCGATGCCGGGTTCGAGAAAGCCCGCGCGGCGCATGGGCAGGAAGCGATCCTGATCAACTGCGCCGGCACCGGCAATGCGGTGAAGACCGCCAGCCGCAGCAAGGAAACGGGCGCGATCAAGCATTTCCCGCTGGATGCCTTCAACATGATCATCCAGATCAACCTGGTCGGCACCTTCCGCTGCATCGCGAAGAGCGCGGCGGGGATGATGACGCTGGAACCCGGCGAATTCGGGGAGCGCGGCGCCATCGTGAACACCGCGAGCGTGGCGGCGGAGGACGGCCAGATCGGCCAGGCGGCCTATTCGGCCTCGAAGGGCGGCGTGGTCGGCATGACGCTGCCGATCGCGCGCGACCTGTCGGGCGAGGGCATCCGGGTGAACACCATCCTGCCGGGCATCTTCAACACGCCGCTGCTGGCGGCGGCGCCGGACAATGTGAAGGCGGCGCTCAGCGCCAGCGTGCCCTTCCCGAAACGGCTGGGCATGCCGGAGGAATATGCCAGCCTGGCGGTCGAGATGTGCCGCAACAGCTATTTCAACGGCGAGGATGTACGGCTGGACGGGGCGATCAGGATGGCGCCCCGCTGA
- a CDS encoding 4a-hydroxytetrahydrobiopterin dehydratase: protein MVERLKKKARSAALQELPDWTYDKGRDAITRQFKFASFVAAFGFMSKVALLAEKADHHPEWSNVYNRVDVLLTTHDAGGLSERDVALAKEIDQLGV from the coding sequence ATGGTCGAGCGGCTGAAGAAAAAGGCGCGCAGCGCGGCGCTCCAGGAGCTGCCGGACTGGACCTATGACAAGGGCCGCGACGCCATCACCCGCCAGTTCAAGTTCGCCAGCTTCGTGGCGGCGTTCGGCTTCATGAGCAAGGTGGCGCTGCTGGCGGAAAAGGCCGACCATCACCCCGAATGGTCGAACGTCTATAACCGGGTGGACGTGCTGCTGACCACGCACGACGCCGGCGGGTTGAGCGAGCGCGATGTGGCGCTGGCGAAGGAGATTGATCAGTTGGGTGTGTAG
- the purH gene encoding bifunctional phosphoribosylaminoimidazolecarboxamide formyltransferase/IMP cyclohydrolase — protein MDMIRISRALLSVSDKDGLVDFARTLAGHGVELLSTGGTARALRDAGLTVTDVADHTGFPEMMDGRVKTLHPKVHGGLLALRDDAGHQASAAEHGIPPIDLVVVNLYPFQATVARGADRPEVIENIDIGGPSMVRSAAKNHAFVACVTNPVDYAALAEEMAASGALSLATRRRLAAKAFAATAAYDAAIASWFAFADQGAMFPDLLPLALTRAGEPLRYGENPHQAAAVYRPQAGGGGVASASLAQGKPLSYNNLNDADGAFDLIAEFRDAAPTIAIIKHANPCGVATAATLADAYAAAKACDPVSAFGGIIAANRAIDEATAAAILELFTEVVIAPDASPEARALFARKPNVRLLLSPLPDPARPGLTLRSIGGGVLVQSRDNRLHDGLTVVTARQPTDSERADMDFAWKVAKHVKSNAIVYASGGATAGIGAGQMSRVDSARIAAWKARDAAEANGWATPRTIGSAVASDAFFPFADGLEAAAAAGATAVIQPGGSMRDAEVIAAADRLGLTMAFTGIRHFRH, from the coding sequence ATGGACATGATTCGGATTTCCCGCGCCCTGCTGTCGGTGTCAGACAAGGACGGCCTCGTCGATTTCGCCCGGACGCTTGCCGGCCATGGCGTCGAGCTGCTCTCCACCGGCGGCACCGCCCGGGCGCTGCGCGACGCTGGCCTGACCGTGACCGACGTCGCCGACCATACCGGCTTTCCAGAGATGATGGACGGCCGGGTGAAGACACTGCACCCGAAGGTGCACGGCGGGCTGCTGGCGCTGCGCGACGATGCCGGCCACCAGGCCAGCGCCGCCGAGCATGGCATCCCGCCCATCGATCTGGTGGTGGTGAACCTCTACCCGTTCCAGGCGACGGTCGCGCGCGGCGCGGACCGACCTGAGGTCATCGAGAATATCGACATCGGCGGGCCCTCGATGGTGCGCTCCGCCGCCAAGAACCATGCTTTCGTCGCCTGCGTCACCAATCCCGTGGATTATGCGGCGCTGGCGGAGGAGATGGCGGCCAGCGGCGCGCTGTCGCTGGCCACGCGCAGGCGGCTGGCGGCCAAGGCCTTCGCCGCGACCGCCGCCTATGACGCCGCCATCGCCAGCTGGTTCGCCTTCGCCGACCAGGGCGCGATGTTCCCGGACCTGCTGCCGCTGGCGCTGACCCGCGCGGGGGAGCCGCTGCGCTATGGCGAGAACCCGCACCAGGCCGCCGCCGTCTATCGCCCGCAGGCCGGGGGCGGCGGCGTGGCGTCGGCCAGCCTCGCCCAGGGCAAGCCGCTCAGCTACAACAACCTGAACGATGCCGACGGCGCCTTCGACCTGATCGCCGAGTTCCGCGACGCGGCGCCGACCATCGCCATCATCAAGCACGCCAATCCCTGTGGCGTTGCCACCGCGGCGACCTTGGCGGACGCCTATGCCGCGGCGAAGGCGTGCGACCCCGTCAGCGCGTTCGGCGGCATCATCGCCGCCAACCGCGCCATCGATGAAGCAACGGCGGCCGCCATCCTGGAACTGTTCACCGAAGTGGTGATCGCGCCCGACGCCAGCCCGGAGGCGCGCGCCCTGTTCGCAAGGAAACCCAATGTCCGCCTGCTGCTGAGCCCGCTGCCCGACCCGGCGCGCCCCGGCCTGACGCTGCGCAGCATCGGCGGCGGCGTGCTGGTGCAGAGCCGCGACAACCGGCTGCATGACGGCCTCACCGTCGTGACCGCGCGGCAACCGACGGACAGCGAGCGCGCCGACATGGATTTCGCCTGGAAGGTGGCGAAGCATGTCAAATCCAACGCCATCGTCTATGCCAGCGGCGGCGCCACCGCGGGCATCGGCGCCGGCCAGATGAGCCGGGTGGACAGCGCGCGCATCGCCGCCTGGAAGGCGCGCGACGCCGCGGAGGCCAATGGCTGGGCCACGCCGCGAACGATCGGCAGCGCGGTCGCCAGCGACGCCTTCTTCCCCTTTGCCGACGGGCTGGAGGCCGCCGCCGCCGCCGGCGCCACCGCCGTCATCCAGCCGGGCGGATCGATGCGCGATGCGGAGGTCATCGCCGCCGCCGACCGGCTGGGCCTGACCATGGCCTTCACCGGCATCCGCCACTTCCGGCACTGA